The DNA window CGCTGGTGGTTCCCGGCGCCACCGCGTGCCTCGCGTGCCTGGCCGTCCGTTCCGGGCGCCGCTGGGGCGACCCGCCACCGCCGGAGCGGCCGTCGGCGACGGACTGCGCGAACCTCGCGGTCGCGCTCGCCGAGCACGCGCTGCGCAGGCTCTGGGACGGCTCGCTCGCGCTGACCGACCGGGTCGTCAGCCACCACCTCGACGAGCTGACCACCACCAGCGAGCACGTGCTGCCTTCGGCGGCGTGCCCGGTGTGCCCCGGTTTCGAGGTCGGCAAAACCGTGCTCCCCTGGGAAGCGGCATGACGGCGCCGCTCAAGCTCCCCGACGCGTTCACGCCCGGCGCCACGACCGCGGTGGCCGCGACACCGACGTGCTGCTGCTGTTGCTGCAGTTGCGCGGTCTCCACGGTGACCGCGACCGTGGCACTGCCGACCGGGTACCTCGCCGAGCGCCGCGAACAGAAGAAGCGGACGACCTTCGGCGCCGCGCTCACCGCGATCGGGCTCGGCGCGATCCCGGTCGCCGGGCTCACCGTCGTGATACTGCAGTTCACCGAGATCCTTCGCTTCGAAGCGCCGCTGGTGTTCCTGGTGGTGGTCGGCGTCGCCGCCGTCGTCCTCGCGACGCTGCTCGCCGCCGCCGGGCGCTCGCCCCGGCCCGAACGCGTCGCGGCTCGCACCGCACTGTGGGCGCTCGCCGTGGCCGTCGAGTTCTTCGTCGTCCTTTTAGCACTGATGACGGGCTGGCTGTTCGTCGGGCCCTACCTCGCGCTCACGCTGATCTCGCCGGTGCTGGCCGTGATGCACCGCCGGAAGTTCGCATGACAGCGGGACTCCTCGACCGGGCGGTCGGCTGGCGCCAGGGCGTCATCGCGGAGCTGCGGCCGGTGCCGAGGAGTCTGGCCGATCTCGACGTGCCCGGCTGGGCCGCGGTGGCGGAACCGTTCCGCGCGGGCGGGACCAGCGGCGGCGCGGGACCGCACGCCAGGGAAGCGGCGATCGCGGAGGCCATGGAACGGCACGCGGCGGCGACCTGCCCGCTGGAGTCGAGGCCGGTTCCGGAGAACGCGGTGCACTGGCCGATCGAGGACTTCACGCTCCACTCCCCCGCGCAGCGCGCACACCGGAATTTTCCTTACCGCTACGAGGATCCCGGGTACACGCGGGCATGGACCCTGCCCGGCAACGCCGAGATCTGGGTACCCGCCGGGCTCGTCGGGCTGCGGCCGGAGCACGGGCTCCCGGCCACCTCGTCCGGGCTCGCCGCCGGACCGTCCACAGTGCACGCTCTGCTGCGCGCGACGCAGGAACTCATCGAGCGCGACGCGTTGACCGTGAGCTGGCTGCATTCCCTTGCCCCTGCCCGGATCCCGGTCCCGGCGGCGCTGCGGGAGCCGGTCGAGTCGCTCGGCGGCCGGGTCCACGCGTTCGACCTCACCCCCGGGTACAGCCCGCATCCGGTGATCGCGGTCGCGGGCACCCTGCCCCTCGGCGGAAGGCCGCGCTCCACGCTCGGTCTCGCTTGCCGTGCCGACGCGGGTGAAGCGCTCGAAAAGGCCTGGCTCGAATGGACCCAGGGCACGGTGTTCCTCGAAGTGTGGCTCGCGGGGAACGAGAAGACCGTGCTGAAACCCCGTCAGGTCACCGATTTCGACGCACACGCCGCCTACTACACGTCCCGTCCGCGCGAGTGGGACAGGCTGCCGTGGTGGCGGGGACCGGTGGGCACGGCTCCGGTTTCTTCGCCCGCGCGCGGTACCGCGGCGGAGCTGGCCGAGCTGGTGCGCGCGCTGCGACGGCACCGGATCCGGCTCGCCTACCGCGAACTGACCACGCCGGAGCTCGCGGCGGTGGGGCTCAACGCCGTGCGGGTGCTCTCCCCCGAGCTGACCCCGCTGCACTCGGATCACCGCTGGCCGTTCCTCGGCGGCACCACGGCGGATCTGGCGCGCCGCTTCCCGGACGCGAAACCGGGCGTCTTCCCGAACCCGCACCCGCACCCACTCGGCTGAGAGGCACTTGATGACCGACCCCCTGCCAGACCCGTTCGATGACTTCTGGACCGCGAGCCGCCTCACGCCGGTGACGCAGCGCAGGTTCGCCGAGCGGCTCCGCGAGTACCGGCCGGAGTTCTCCGGGACGGACCCGTTCGCGCTGCCCGGCCGTTACCACGCGCTGCGCCGGTCCGCCGACGGTCTCGACCGCACGTTCCGCCGTCGCCGCAGCAGCAGGGAGTTCCGCGAGGAACCGCTGCCCGCCAAGCAGCTCGGCATGGTGCTCGCCGCGCTCGCGGACGACGAAACCCGCAGCTACCCCTCCGCGGGCGGGCTGTACCCCCTGCGCTGCTATCCGCTGCTGCTGAACGTGCGGCACGAACTGGGCGGGCGCGTCTGCCGGTACGAACCGAGCAGGCACGCGGTGCAGGACGTCGCGCCGTGCCCGTCGTGGGCCGAACTGGCCCCGATGATGGGCGCCAGCGGCACCGACGGTCCGGGACCGCAGCTCGTGCTGGCGTTCGTGCTCGCCGACGAACCGCTGGTCGCGAAGTACGGGGTGCGGGGCGGGCGGTTCGGGCTGATCGAAGCGGGTTCCGCCGTGCAGTCCGTGGCGTTGCGGCTCGCGGCCGAACGGCTCGGCGGGTACCTCCTCGGCGGGGCCGCGGACACTCCCGTGCTCGATCTGCTCGGACTGGCCGGGCAACCGGTGCGGCTCGCCGCGGCGCTCGCCGCCGGAATCCCCTCCTGAGCCGCCTCCGGTCGCGAGCAACCGGAAAAACCCCGCCCCCGGCGGATTTAGGGGTTCTCCCGCGCGCCGTCAGGCCCAAGACTGAGCCGGTCTTGGTTCGCCAGCTCAGCGAGGAGTCGCGATGACACTGTCCACTCTGCACCGCCGGATCGCGACTGTCGCGGTCGGCCTCGCCACCGCCGGGATCGTCTCCACCGGCACGGCGCAGGCCGACAACATCCAGACCATCACCGACAACTACCTGTTCAGCACCTCGCTGTCGAACTTCGAGAAGATCCGCGACAGCAAGCCGTACCCCGGCCAGCTCGACTGGTCCTCGGACGCGTGCTCGTGGTCGCCGGACAAGCCGGTCGGCTTCGACTTCAAGCCCGGCTGCCACCGCCACGACTTCGGCTACCGCAACTACAAGAAGCAGGGCCGCTTCAACGCCACGAGCAAGAAGAAGATCGACGACAACTTCTACAGCGATCTCAAGGGCATCTGCAAGGGCAACGTCGCCTGCAACGGCATCGCGTGGATCTACTACCAGGCCGTGCGCAAGCTGGGCAGCTGAGGACTTCCCCTGCGGCGGCGGGCTTTCCCGCCGCCGCATAGGGTCGGGCCGGAGAACGGTTCGACCCGCGGAGGCCCCGATGGACACCGACCACCTGCTGAGCACGACGCGCGCCGTGCGGCGCAAGCTCGATCTCGACCGGCCCGTCGAAGACGAGGTGCTGGCGGACTGCCTGCGGCTCGCGATCCAGGCCCCGACCCCGGGCAACGCGCAGTCCTGGCGCTGGCTCGTGGTACGCGACCAGTCCGTGAAGAACGAGATCGGGGCGCTGTTCCGCGAGATCGGCACCGCCTACCTCGAATCGATGATCGAGAAGGCGGGCGAGGCCGCGGACGAAGGCCCCATCGCGCGCAACCTCGCGTCCGGCCGTCACCTCGTCGACGTGATCGAGCGCGTTCCGGTGTTCGTCATCCCGTGCCTGCAAGGACGGCCGGAAGGCGGCAACGAAGCCCTTTCGGTGTTCTACGGCGGCATCTTCCCCGCGGTGTGGAGCTTCCAGCTGGCGCTGCGCTCGCGCGGGCTCGGGTCCACCCTCACCAGCTACCACCTCCAGCGCGAGGCCGAAGCGGCGAGGATCCTCGGCATCCCGGACGGCTTCACCCAGGTCGGCCTGCTGCCGGTGGCCTACACCACGGTGCCGGACTTCAAACCCGCGCCGCGGGCGCCGATCGAGGAGATCGCGTTCCTCGACCACTGGGGCGCCCCGATTCGCTAGAGTGGGCCGCATGCGCCGTTCGCCGTCCACCCCGCACCAGGGTCTGGTGTAGGCGATGGCCGCCGGGGAGCCCACCAGCTCCCCGGCGAAGAAGCTGCTGACGCTGCTCGTCGCCGCGAACGTCCTTTGTGTCCTGAACAACGGCATGGTCACCGTGCTGCTGGCGAAGCTGCGCGAGGAGTTCGGCGCGGACGCCGCCGCGATCGGCCTGACCGCGACCGGGTTCCTCGCCGCCGCGGCGATCGGCACCCCGGTGCACGGCGCGGTGTGCGGCAGGGCGGGCACCCTCGTCGTGCTGCGCTGCGGGCTGCTCCTGCTCGGCACGGGCGCGGCACTCGCCGCCGCCGCGCCGAACGTCGCGGTCCTCGTCGCCGCGCGGATCGCCCAGGGCGCGGGCGCGGCGTGCGTGCCGGTGGTGTCGGCGGTCGCGGTCACGCTCGGCTGGCCGCCCGGCCGCCGCGGGCTGCCGTTCGGGCTGATCGCCACCGGGATCGGCGCCGCGCAGGCATCCGGCCCCGTGGTCGGCGGCGCGGTCGCGCAGCTGACCGGCTGGCGGGCCCTGTTCACCGGAACGGCGGTGCTGGCGGTGGCGCTCACGGTCATCGCGGGCCGAGTGCTGCCGCCGAAGTACGGGCGCTCCACCGCTCGCGTCTTCCCCGCCGAGCTGTTCCGCACCCGCGCGTTCCTCGCGGCCACCGCGGCCGGGTTCCTCGGACTGCTCGCGTTCCTCGCGGTCGAGATCCTCGTCCCGCAGCTGGCCGGGTTCGCGCACGGCCTCGGCACCGGCGCGACGGCACTGGTGCTTTCCCCCGGCGCGGTCACCGCGGTCCTGCTCGCCCTGCCCGCCGGTACCTGGTCCGATCGCTTCGGGCCGCGGGTCGTGGTGGTCGCCGGACTGCTGACGAGCCTCGCTTCGGTGCTGTTCCTGTCCACTGTGGCCGGTCGATCCGTGGTGCTGCTCGGGGCCGGTTTCCTCGGCACCAGCGCGGGTTTCGCGCTGCTCAGCGCTCCGTTGTCGAACGCGGTTTCGGTCGCGTTGCCATCCGAGCTGGCGAATGCTGGTGTCGGCGTGTACCAGTGCGCGTTCGCGCTCGGCGGCGGGATCGGGGCCACCTTCGCGGGCACCGTGCTGACCGCCCGTGAACCCGCCGCCCCGCGCTGGAACCCTTGGTACGACGGCGTTTGGGGCGCCTACTCGGACGCGCTGCTCGCGATCGCGCCGGTACTGGCGCTGGGTCTGCTGGTGGGCCTGCTCCTGCCCCGCCGCGTGCGCTAACCGGCGCGAACGGTCACCTGGTGGCCGTCCTGGCTCACCGACACGAGTTCGACGGTGCGCGCGTCCCGCGGCCCGCCCCGCGCCCCGGTGTGCAGATCGGCCGTGGTGCTCCCGGCGCGCTCCCGCACCACGAACCGGGCCACGGCTTCCCCCTGCCAGATGCACTGCATGCGCGGCGGGCACCGCGAGTCGGACACCAGCCCGGTGAACCGGACCGCCAAGTCCCGCCCGGCGATCGCCGCCTCCTGGCCGACCGTCAACGTGAAGTCCCGGCCCGGCGGCACGACGGCGGCCGGTTCCGGCGACTTCCCTGGTCGAGGGCCGTGCTCGGAAGCGGCCGAGCTGGCCGTGCCCGCCCCAAGCACGGCGAGCACCGCGAGCCCGACGGCGAATCGCTGGATGTCCACCTCGGGAGGACGGCCCGAACCCCACTCGGGGTTGCACCGGATCAGCAGATCTTTTCCACCAGAGCCCACACCCCGGTGGCCGGGTTCCGTTCATGCTCGGCACCGAGTCCGCTACCCCGCGCCCGCTCGACCGCGTTGTCCACCCCCTGCGCGTAATCCTCGAAACGCAGCGCCGATTTGTCGTACTCGGGCAAATGCTTGCGCAGACGCTTCTCCACGTCGTTGTAGCAAGTCAGCGGAGCGGCACACGCTTCGAAGTGCAGAAGGAGCCAAAACTCGAAACAGGGGTTCGAAATCGCCAGGTTGACCTTCAGCCGCGAGGCCGCCGATACCGCCTTGCACAGGTCGTACTCGTCCACGTCGAGCACGCACCACACCTCGTCGTGCGTGCCCGCCGCCCGATCACGCATTCCGGCGGCGTACTTGACGACCCCTTCCGGACCTCCGGGCTTGGCCTTCACCTTGACCGTGACCGCCGGGTTCCGCCGCGCGCGCTTGAGCCCTTCGAAGTACGCGGGTTCGGTCGCGGCCGCGCCGCAGACGACGAGCAGCGAAAGCCTGGGCGCGCGAAACGCGCGCCGCCGCCGATCGCTGTTCTCGCGCCGCGTCATCTGCCGAGGACCGCATCAGAGAACGAGGTACCGCCGAGCACCGGGACGGCGCCATAACTACCCGCCAGATAACGGCGTTCGGTGTTCTGGTCCTTGCGGGGCTTGAAGTCCGTGAGCGGGTACAGCTCGCTCACGCCGTCCGCGCCCTTGTCGACGAACCAGATCTGGTCGCGGTCCAACACCTGGTCACCGAGCATGGTCCCCAGCAGGCTGGTGTCGTGCGTGGTGAAGACCAGCTGCGCGTTCGCGGAGTTCACTTCGGGGTCCTGGAACAGCCCGACGAGCCGTGCCGTCAGCAGCGGGTGCAGGCTCGCGTCGATCTCGTCGACCACGAGCACTTGGCCGTGGTCGAGCGAGTCGAGAACCGAAGGAAGCAGTTCCAGCCAGTTCCTCGTACCGGCGGACTCGTCGTCCAGGTCGAACGGCCCGCCACCCGCTCCGTGTGTCAGCGCGAGTTTCCAATGCCGGGAAGGGGGCGCGCCCCGGCGGGCAATTTCGCGAGCCACCGCGGTGATCGTGCGGGGCAGGCCGGGAATGTGGCCTTCCACTTCCTCCGCGACGACATCGGTGATGCCGACGTCCGCCGCGGCCAGCAGTGCCACCAGCCGCCGCGCGTTGTCCGGGCGGTGGTGGAGGTAGTGGCCGACGTTGTGCGCCACCAGCCCGGGAGGTGAACCACTGCCGAGGGCGCGCAGGGTGAGGCAGGCCTCGAACCACCGGTAGACCGGCATCAACGGCCCCAGTTCGAGGCGGTCGCAGCTGCCGAGGAGCAGGGCGTCCGGCCGGATCAGCTCTTCCAGCACGGCGAGCTTGGCCCTCAGATCGGCGACCGTACTGCCGAATCTGGTCTCGTCACCCTCGCGCTCGAAGATCACCCGGCGCCGCTTCTCCGGGAACGAGTAAAGCCATTCCTCTCGCACGGTGTCCTCATCGAGGACGAAACCGTAGGTGTACCGGACGTTCTCCGCGACCAGCTCCGCGACGAAGACCGAAGGCACGGCCGCCCCCGGCAGCGGCCGGAACGGAGACCGTTCGAGGCGACCGCTGTCGTCCCGGCGAAACGACGACAGGACTGCCGAGCGCATGAATTCGAGCCCGTCGACGAGGTTCGACTTACCGGAGGCGTTGGCGCCGTAGATCGCCGCCACCGGCACGACCGGGCGTTCGTCACCGGGCATCGACGGCATCAGGAGCAGCTCCTGCTCGTCCCGGAACGAGCGGTGGTTGCCCAGCCGAAAACTCCGGAGCATGACCAAGCACCTCCCTGACAGAGTTTCGAGTCGTTCTGTACCAGTAAACCGCACAGAACAACTCGAAGCACCAGCGAGGCGGGTTTTGCCTACTCGTCGTCTTCGTCGGCGGGCGGGGCGTCGCCGCCGCGGATCATGAAGAGCACGCCGTCCAGCTCCTCGGGCTTGATCAGCACGTCCCGCGCCTTCGAGCCCTCCGACGGGCCGACCACGCCCCTGCTCTCCAGCAGGTCCATCAGCCGTCCCGCCTTGGCGAAACCGACGCGGAGCTTGCGCTGCAGCATCGACGTCGACCCGAACTGCGAGGTCACGATCAGCTCCGCGGCCTGCAGGAGCACGTCGAGGTCGTCGCCGATGTCGGGGTCGATTTCCTTCTTCTCGCCCGCCTTCTGCGCGGTGACCCCGTCGGTGTATTCGGGCTGCGCCTGGTCCTTGGTGAAGTTGACGATCGCGGAGATCTCGTCGTCACCGACGAACGCGCCCTGGATGCGGACCGGTTTCCCGGCGCCCATCGGCAGGTACAGCGCGTCGCCCATGCCGATCAGCTTCTCCGCGCCCGGCTGGTCGAGGATGACCCGCGAGTCGGTGAGCGAGGAGGTCGCGAACGCCAGCCGGGACGGCACGTTCGTCTTGATCAGGCCGGTCACCACGTCGACCGACGGGCGCTGCGTCGCGAGCACCAGGTGGATCCCGGCGGCACGCGCCTTCTGCGTGATCCGGACGATCGCGTCCTCGACGTCGCGCGGCGCGGTCATCATCAGGTCGGCGAGCTCGTCGACGATCGCCATGATGTACGGGTACGGCCGGTACTCGCGCTCGCTGCCCGGCGGCGCGGTGATCTCGCCGGAGCGGACCTTCTTGTTGAAGTCGTCGATGTGGCGGACCCGGTTGGCCTGCATGTCCTGGTAGCGCTGCTCCATCTCCTCCACCAGCCAGGCCAGCGCGGCGGCGGCCTTCTTCGGCTGGGTGATGATGGGCGTGATCAGGTGCGGGATGCCTTCGTACGGGGTCAGTTCGACCATCTTCGGGTCGATCAGGATCATCCGGCACTCGTCCGGCGTCGCCCGCGCCAGCAGCGAGACCAGCATCGAGTTGACGAAGCTCGACTTACCGGATCCGGTGGACCCCGCGACCAGCAGGTGCGGCATCTTCGTCAGGTTCGCGGTGACGAAATCGCCCTCGATGTCCTTGCCGAGCCCGATGACCATCGGGTGGTTGTCCTTGGCCGCCTTCGACGAGCGGAGCACGTCGCCGAGCCGCACCATCTCGCGGTCGGAGTTCGGCACCTCGATGCCCACCGCGGACTTGCCGGGGATCGGCGCCAGCAGGCGCACGTTGTCGGTGGCCACCGCGTAGGCGATGTTCTTCGTCAGCGCGGTGATCTTTTCGACCTTCACGCCGGGGCCCAGCTCGACCTCGTACCGGGTGACCGTCGGCCCTCGGGTGAAGCCGGTGACCTGGGCGTCCACATTGAACTGTTCGAGGACGCCGGTGATCGCCTCGATCATCGCGTCGTTGGCCTTGCTGCGGGTCTTCGGCGCGTCCCCGAGGGTCAGCAGCTCCGCGGACGGCAGCTGGTAGTCGCCTTCGACCGTGCGCGTGACGGAGAGCGCGGGCTCCGGCTTCGGCTGCTTCTTCTCGGCGACCGGTTTCGGCGGCTTCGGCGGTTTGACCGGCGTCGGCGGCTCCGCGAGCGCGGCGTCGATGTCGAGCTGCGCGCCATCGGCGTCACCACTGGCCTGCCGCCGCCGCGACGGTTTGCGCAGGCGCACCGACTTCGGGTCCGCCTCGGTGACGGCGGCGCGTTCGTCGGCGATGGCCTGCCGTTCGGCTTCGGCCTCCTCGATCTCGTCCTCGTCGAGACCCCAGGTGCGCAGCCGGTGCGGGATCTGGTTCACCGGCGTGCCGGTGAACACCAGCACGCCGAACCCGAGCGCCAATATCAGCAGCGGCGCGGCGACCCAGGTGGTGACGCCCTTCGCGAGCATCCCGCCGGAGAGGTAGCCGAGCACGCCGCCCGCGTACATCTGGCCGTCGAGATCGGTGGGCTGGCGCAGGAACAGGTGGAGCAGGCCGAGCACCGCGAGGACGACCAGCAGCGAGCCGATCACCATCCGCGGCCGCGTTTCCGGGCGAGGCTCCGAGCGCATCAGCGCGATCGCGGCGACCAGCAGCACCAGCGGCACGGTGACCGAGCCCGCGCCGAACACGGTCCGCGCGGCGACCTGCACCCAGCCGCCGATCGGGCCAGCGGCCTGCCACCAGACGCCGACGGCGGTGACGATGCCGAGCGCGATCATGCCGAGCGCGAGCCCGTCCCTGCGGTGCTCGGCCTCGAGGTCACGGGTGCGGCCGACGGTGCGCGCCAGGCTGCCCACGCCGCGCGCGAGCAGCGTCCAGCCGCCGCGGACGGCGCGGCTGAAACCGCCGGAGGACCGCCTGGCCGGCGCGCGCTTGGCGGCGGGTTTGCGAGCAGCGGGTTTGCGGGCGGCCGGGCGCGACGACGAGCGGGTACCACTCTTGCGCGGCGCCCCCTTGCCCTTGGCGCCGCCGGTGCTCCTCGCCGTGCTCCGTCTGGTTGCAGTCGACCCGCTAGCCATGCCCTCTACGGTAACCGCCATTTCCCTCTCGTCACTGCTGCCACTCCGGTCTCATGCCCATCACGGACGGCGAAACCGGCGTGCGGACGGGGCCGTGGCATGCTCGTGCCATGTTCGCGCTGCACCAGGACCGAAACCCCGGCCGCGCCCCGGCGATCTGGCGGACGATGCTCACCATCGACCGGGGGCTGGTCAACTTCGTCGGCAAGCTCCGCGTCACCGGCGGGGTACCGCCCGAGCTGCGCCGGCGCCCGCTGCTGATGGCCGCCAACCACATCGGCGTCTTCGACGCGTTCGTCCTGATGGCGGCGTGCAAGCGGATCGGCATCGACCCGAGGTTCATGCTCGCGGGCGGCATCCTCGACATGCCGCTGTTCGGCCCCGCGCTCCGGCAGAGCGGGCACCTCCGGATCGACCGGGGCAAGGCCGACGCGGTGGGCCAGTTCGCCGACGCGGTCGAGGCGATGCGCACCACCCGCGACCCGATCGTCGTCTACCCCGAGGGCCGGATCAGCCACGACCCCGGCCTGTGGCCGGAGCGCGGGAAGACCGGCGCCGCCAGGCTCGCGCTCGCCGCGGGCGTCCCGGTGATCCCGATCAGCCAGTGGGGCGCGCACGAGGCCGTCTATTGGGGCACCGAGAAGGTCGCCGGGCCCGCCGACATCGTCCCGCTGGCCCGCTCCGGACTCAGCGCGCCGTTGCGCAGGCCGACGTTCCGGGTCCACTTCGGCAAACCGGTCGACCTCTCCGGCGTCGAGCCGGACCGCCCCGGCGCCGG is part of the Amycolatopsis sp. CA-230715 genome and encodes:
- a CDS encoding YcaO-like family protein; protein product: MTAGLLDRAVGWRQGVIAELRPVPRSLADLDVPGWAAVAEPFRAGGTSGGAGPHAREAAIAEAMERHAAATCPLESRPVPENAVHWPIEDFTLHSPAQRAHRNFPYRYEDPGYTRAWTLPGNAEIWVPAGLVGLRPEHGLPATSSGLAAGPSTVHALLRATQELIERDALTVSWLHSLAPARIPVPAALREPVESLGGRVHAFDLTPGYSPHPVIAVAGTLPLGGRPRSTLGLACRADAGEALEKAWLEWTQGTVFLEVWLAGNEKTVLKPRQVTDFDAHAAYYTSRPREWDRLPWWRGPVGTAPVSSPARGTAAELAELVRALRRHRIRLAYRELTTPELAAVGLNAVRVLSPELTPLHSDHRWPFLGGTTADLARRFPDAKPGVFPNPHPHPLG
- a CDS encoding nitroreductase family protein; translated protein: MTDPLPDPFDDFWTASRLTPVTQRRFAERLREYRPEFSGTDPFALPGRYHALRRSADGLDRTFRRRRSSREFREEPLPAKQLGMVLAALADDETRSYPSAGGLYPLRCYPLLLNVRHELGGRVCRYEPSRHAVQDVAPCPSWAELAPMMGASGTDGPGPQLVLAFVLADEPLVAKYGVRGGRFGLIEAGSAVQSVALRLAAERLGGYLLGGAADTPVLDLLGLAGQPVRLAAALAAGIPS
- a CDS encoding phospholipase, whose amino-acid sequence is MTLSTLHRRIATVAVGLATAGIVSTGTAQADNIQTITDNYLFSTSLSNFEKIRDSKPYPGQLDWSSDACSWSPDKPVGFDFKPGCHRHDFGYRNYKKQGRFNATSKKKIDDNFYSDLKGICKGNVACNGIAWIYYQAVRKLGS
- a CDS encoding nitroreductase family protein, which produces MDTDHLLSTTRAVRRKLDLDRPVEDEVLADCLRLAIQAPTPGNAQSWRWLVVRDQSVKNEIGALFREIGTAYLESMIEKAGEAADEGPIARNLASGRHLVDVIERVPVFVIPCLQGRPEGGNEALSVFYGGIFPAVWSFQLALRSRGLGSTLTSYHLQREAEAARILGIPDGFTQVGLLPVAYTTVPDFKPAPRAPIEEIAFLDHWGAPIR
- a CDS encoding MFS transporter — encoded protein: MAAGEPTSSPAKKLLTLLVAANVLCVLNNGMVTVLLAKLREEFGADAAAIGLTATGFLAAAAIGTPVHGAVCGRAGTLVVLRCGLLLLGTGAALAAAAPNVAVLVAARIAQGAGAACVPVVSAVAVTLGWPPGRRGLPFGLIATGIGAAQASGPVVGGAVAQLTGWRALFTGTAVLAVALTVIAGRVLPPKYGRSTARVFPAELFRTRAFLAATAAGFLGLLAFLAVEILVPQLAGFAHGLGTGATALVLSPGAVTAVLLALPAGTWSDRFGPRVVVVAGLLTSLASVLFLSTVAGRSVVLLGAGFLGTSAGFALLSAPLSNAVSVALPSELANAGVGVYQCAFALGGGIGATFAGTVLTAREPAAPRWNPWYDGVWGAYSDALLAIAPVLALGLLVGLLLPRRVR
- a CDS encoding RloB family protein, whose protein sequence is MTRRENSDRRRRAFRAPRLSLLVVCGAAATEPAYFEGLKRARRNPAVTVKVKAKPGGPEGVVKYAAGMRDRAAGTHDEVWCVLDVDEYDLCKAVSAASRLKVNLAISNPCFEFWLLLHFEACAAPLTCYNDVEKRLRKHLPEYDKSALRFEDYAQGVDNAVERARGSGLGAEHERNPATGVWALVEKIC
- a CDS encoding AAA family ATPase, which translates into the protein MLRSFRLGNHRSFRDEQELLLMPSMPGDERPVVPVAAIYGANASGKSNLVDGLEFMRSAVLSSFRRDDSGRLERSPFRPLPGAAVPSVFVAELVAENVRYTYGFVLDEDTVREEWLYSFPEKRRRVIFEREGDETRFGSTVADLRAKLAVLEELIRPDALLLGSCDRLELGPLMPVYRWFEACLTLRALGSGSPPGLVAHNVGHYLHHRPDNARRLVALLAAADVGITDVVAEEVEGHIPGLPRTITAVAREIARRGAPPSRHWKLALTHGAGGGPFDLDDESAGTRNWLELLPSVLDSLDHGQVLVVDEIDASLHPLLTARLVGLFQDPEVNSANAQLVFTTHDTSLLGTMLGDQVLDRDQIWFVDKGADGVSELYPLTDFKPRKDQNTERRYLAGSYGAVPVLGGTSFSDAVLGR
- a CDS encoding FtsK/SpoIIIE family DNA translocase, with translation MASGSTATRRSTARSTGGAKGKGAPRKSGTRSSSRPAARKPAARKPAAKRAPARRSSGGFSRAVRGGWTLLARGVGSLARTVGRTRDLEAEHRRDGLALGMIALGIVTAVGVWWQAAGPIGGWVQVAARTVFGAGSVTVPLVLLVAAIALMRSEPRPETRPRMVIGSLLVVLAVLGLLHLFLRQPTDLDGQMYAGGVLGYLSGGMLAKGVTTWVAAPLLILALGFGVLVFTGTPVNQIPHRLRTWGLDEDEIEEAEAERQAIADERAAVTEADPKSVRLRKPSRRRQASGDADGAQLDIDAALAEPPTPVKPPKPPKPVAEKKQPKPEPALSVTRTVEGDYQLPSAELLTLGDAPKTRSKANDAMIEAITGVLEQFNVDAQVTGFTRGPTVTRYEVELGPGVKVEKITALTKNIAYAVATDNVRLLAPIPGKSAVGIEVPNSDREMVRLGDVLRSSKAAKDNHPMVIGLGKDIEGDFVTANLTKMPHLLVAGSTGSGKSSFVNSMLVSLLARATPDECRMILIDPKMVELTPYEGIPHLITPIITQPKKAAAALAWLVEEMEQRYQDMQANRVRHIDDFNKKVRSGEITAPPGSEREYRPYPYIMAIVDELADLMMTAPRDVEDAIVRITQKARAAGIHLVLATQRPSVDVVTGLIKTNVPSRLAFATSSLTDSRVILDQPGAEKLIGMGDALYLPMGAGKPVRIQGAFVGDDEISAIVNFTKDQAQPEYTDGVTAQKAGEKKEIDPDIGDDLDVLLQAAELIVTSQFGSTSMLQRKLRVGFAKAGRLMDLLESRGVVGPSEGSKARDVLIKPEELDGVLFMIRGGDAPPADEDDE
- a CDS encoding lysophospholipid acyltransferase family protein, giving the protein MFALHQDRNPGRAPAIWRTMLTIDRGLVNFVGKLRVTGGVPPELRRRPLLMAANHIGVFDAFVLMAACKRIGIDPRFMLAGGILDMPLFGPALRQSGHLRIDRGKADAVGQFADAVEAMRTTRDPIVVYPEGRISHDPGLWPERGKTGAARLALAAGVPVIPISQWGAHEAVYWGTEKVAGPADIVPLARSGLSAPLRRPTFRVHFGKPVDLSGVEPDRPGAGVRAHAKIMQAITDGLVPLRAGELDRPRFHDPTRPTDTVSPWKRH